A window of Primulina tabacum isolate GXHZ01 chromosome 4, ASM2559414v2, whole genome shotgun sequence contains these coding sequences:
- the LOC142543539 gene encoding GCN5-related N-acetyltransferase 1, chloroplastic yields the protein MATHKPQIRIYITIQHQFPHSPLPFILQNNKIIRQEMLLHSPIPFNPPLGKPTRPHQRHVAVSATSTFSISDESLSSRGFTFHRTIDNLNLDCLNTVFAAVGFPRRDVEKIRVALEHTDAVLWVEYEKTRKPVAFARATGDGVFNAIIWDVVVDPSFQGIGLGKAVMERLVTELAEKGISNIALYSEPRVMGFYRPLGFVADPDGIRGMVYSRKSKKI from the coding sequence ATGGCCACACATAAACCACAGATTCGAATCTACATCACGATTCAACACCAGTTTCCTCACTCTCCTCTTCCATTCATTTTGCAGAACAACAAAATCATACGGCAGGAAATGCTTCTCCATAGCCCCATTCCGTTCAATCCACCACTCGGAAAACCTACTAGACCCCACCAAAGACACGTCGCCGTTTCGGCCACATCCACTTTCTCCATCTCCGACGAGTCCCTCTCCTCCCGCGGCTTCACCTTCCACCGCACCATCGACAACCTCAACCTCGACTGCCTCAACACCGTCTTCGCGGCCGTCGGGTTCCCCCGCCGCGACGTGGAGAAGATCCGGGTCGCGTTGGAGCACACCGACGCTGTACTTTGGGTGGAGTACGAGAAGACGCGGAAGCCGGTGGCGTTCGCCAGAGCGACGGGTGACGGGGTGTTCAATGCGATAATCTGGGATGTGGTGGTGGACCCCAGTTTCCAGGGGATCGGGCTGGGGAAGGCCGTTATGGAAAGATTGGTCACCGAGCTGGCAGAGAAAGGGATCAGCAATATTGCTCTGTATTCGGAGCCCCGAGTGATGGGTTTTTATAGGCCTTTGGGGTTTGTGGCGGATCCGGATGGGATCCGAGGAATGGTGTATTCTAGGAAGTCGAaaaagatatga